A genomic region of Fusarium oxysporum Fo47 chromosome VI, complete sequence contains the following coding sequences:
- a CDS encoding EF hand associated-domain-containing protein produces MAAVRICVCGDESTGKSSLIASLVKDQFVNNKIQPVLPQITIPPSIGTPENVSTTIVDTSARPQDRTTLRKEIRKCNVILLVYADHYSYERVALFWMPYFRSLGVNVPVVLCANKSDLAGQGTTPQVVEEELLPVMAEFREIDSCIRTSARDHRNVNEVFFLCQKAVTHPIAPLFDYKEGHLKPLCVDALRRIFYLCDKDQDGYLNEQEMRDFQARCFDKPLTADDLDNIKLSISKSLPTSDLEKGIDLPGFLQLNKLYAEKGRHETIWIILRKYHYTDSLSLEDKFIRPKFDVPEYSSAELSPAGYRFFVDLFLLFDKDNDGGLNDQELEALFAPAPGLPSSWTDSSFPSSTVRNEAGHVTLQGWLAQWSMTTFIEPKTTIEYLAYLGFEPPNPKEPITAALKITKPRKRRRRPGRVERNVVLCYVLGASGAGKSALLDSFLNRPFDGLYHPTIKPRRAVNSVELPGGKQVYLILEELGELEPAILDNPAKLDACDLICYAYDSSDPDSFSHIVDLRNKYTHLDELPSIYTALKADKDKTNQRCELQPDQYTASLNMSLPLHVSVTWGSISELFVAFADAATNPSTAFPRSNEEGPDRTSLYIALGATACAGVAALTIWRRATNAL; encoded by the exons ATGGCCGCCG TGCGCATCTGCGTCTGCGGTGATGAAAGCACCGGCAAATCGAGCCTCATCGCTTCTCTCGTCAAAGATCAATTTGTCAACAACAAAATCCAGCCCGTCCTTCCTCAAATCACTATTCCTCCTAGTATTGGTACTCCCGAGAATGTCTCAACAACGATCGTCGATACCTCAGCTCGCCCGCAAGACCGAACTACATTGCGCAAAGAGATCCGAAAGTGCAAtgtcatcctcctcgtctaTGCCGATCATTACAGCTACGAAAGAGTAGCACTGTTCTGGATGCCATATTTCCGATCCCTCGGTGTCAACGTCCCCGTCGTATTATGTGCCAACAAATCCGATCTGGCTGGTCAGGGTACCACACCTCAGGTAGTCGAGGAGGAATTGTTACCTGTGATGGCCGAATTCCGCGAAATCGATTCTTGCATCCGCACCAGCGCCCGAGACCATCGAAACGTAAACGAAGTCTTTTTCCTTTGTCAAAAGGCTGTAACTCATCCGATTGCCCCTCTATTTGACTACAAGGAGGGGCATCTCAAGCCTCTGTGCGTTGATGCGCTGAGGCGCATATTCTATCTTTGCGACAAAGATCAGGACGGATATCTCAATGAACAAGAAATGAGAGACTTCCAAGCACGCTGCTTCGATAAACCTCTAACAGCGGACGATCTAGACAATATCAAACTCAGTATCTCGAAATCGTTGCCCACGTCCGATCTAGAAAAAGGCATTGACCTGCCAGGATTCCTGCAattaaataagctttatgCTGAGAAGGGTCGCCATGAGACTATCTGGATTATCCTTCGAAAATATCACTACACTGATAGTCTCAGTCTCGAGGACAAGTTTATTCGACCCAAGTTCGATGTTCCAGAGTACTCGTCGGCCGAGTTGAGTCCTGCTGGTTATAGATTCTTTGTGGATTTGTTCTTGCTATTTGACAAGGACAATGATGGTGGTCTCAATGATCAAGAGCTCGAGGCTCTGTTTGCCCCAGCTCCAGGGCTTCCCAGTTCCTGGACCGACTCGTCGTTCCCCTCCTCGACTGTAAGGAATGAAGCTGGGCATGTCACTTTACAGGGCTGGCTGGCTCAATGGAGTATGACAACATTTATCGAACCCAAGACAACTATTGAATATCTTGCATATCTTGGGTTTGAGCCTCCGAATCCCAAGGAACCCATCACCGCGGCACTCAAGATAACCAAGCCTCGTaagagaagaagacgtcCTGGTCGGGTTGAGCGTAACGTGGTCCTCTGCTACGTTCTTGGTGCATCAGGAGCAGGCAAATCCGCTCTCCTCGACTCATTCCTCAACCGCCCGTTTGATGGTCTTTACCATCCGACCATCAAGCCACGCCGCGCTGTCAACAGTGTCGAGCTGCCTGGCGGAAAGCAAGTGTATCTCATTctggaagagcttggagagcTGGAGCCTGCAATCCTTGACAACCCGGCCAAATTAGATGCTTGCGATCTTATTTGCTACGCCTATGACTCGTCTGACCCCGACTCGTTCTCGCATATCGTTGATCTGCGGAACAAATACACGCACCTTGATGAGCTCCCCTCAATTTATACTGCTCTCAAGGCCGATAAAGACAAGACCAACCAACGCTGCGAGCTTCAGCCAGATCAATATACTGCCTCACTCAATATGAGCCTGCCGTTACATGTGAGTGTCACCTGGGGTAGCATCAGTGAGCTTTTTGTAGCTTTTGCAGATGCCGCTACAAATCCTAGTACAGCTTTCCCCAGGAGCAATGAGGAGGGGCCTGATCGGACCAGTTTGTACATTGCGTTGGGCGCCACGGCCTGCGCAGGCGTTGCTGCTCTGACGATATGGCGGCGAGCAACGAATGCTCTTTAA